The following proteins are encoded in a genomic region of Oryza brachyantha chromosome 11, ObraRS2, whole genome shotgun sequence:
- the LOC102701396 gene encoding glucan endo-1,3-beta-glucosidase 8-like, with protein MATAAAVLVGVVVIMAAAAVDGLGVNWGTMATHRLPPKVMARLLKDNGFKKVKIFDADATTMSGLAGTGIETMIAVPNDMLAAVGDYGRAREWVKENVTKYSFDGGVNIRYVAVGNEPFLKAYNGMFDHVTVPALKNIQRALNEAGYGKDIKATVPVNADVYDSPASNPVPSAGKFRDDVAGIMTDMVRFLNHSGAPLTVNIYPFLSLYGNEDFPLDYAFFDGGPPPKPVVDNGINYTNVFDANFDTLVSALKKIGFGNLPIVIGEVGWPTDGDKHATVPYAQRFYSGLLKRLAARRGTPLRPRARIEVYLFGLMDEDTKSVAPGNFERHWGIFTYDGRPKFPLDLRGDGRPAMPVPAKGVKYLPRRWCVLSPNASDASRLADNVGYACSRADCTALGYGCSCAGLDARGNASYAFNVYYQAQGQEDSACDFQGLAVVTEDDRDVSQGACNFSVQVAAAATAAAAAAAEVAACTAAVLAALLVLA; from the coding sequence atggcgacggcggcggcggtgttggTCGGAGTGGTGGTgatcatggcggcggcggcggtggatgggCTCGGGGTGAACTGGGGCACCATGGCGACGCACCGGCTGCCGCCCAAGGTGATGGCGCGGCTGCTCAAGGACAATGGGTTCAAGAAGGTGAAGATCTtcgacgccgacgcgaccACCATGTCGGGGCTCGCCGGCACCGGCATCGAGACGATGATCGCCGTCCCGAATGAtatgctcgccgccgtcggcgactACGGCCGCGCGAGGGAGTGGGTGAAGGAGAACGTCACCAAGTACAGCTTCGATGGCGGCGTCAACATCAGGTACGTCGCCGTCGGGAACGAGCCGTTTTTGAAGGCCTACAATGGCATGTTCGACCATGTCACCGTGCCGGCGCTGAAGAACATCCAGCGCGCGCTGAACGAGGCCGGGTACGGGAAGGATATCAAGGCGACGGTGCCGGTGAACGCCGACGTGTACGACTCGCCGGCGAGCAACCCGGTCCCGTCGGCGGGGAAGTTCCgggacgacgtcgccggcaTCATGACTGACATGGTCAGGTTCCTCAACCACAGCGGCGCGCCGCTCACCGTCAACATCTACCCCTTCCTCAGCCTCTACGGCAACGAGGACTTCCCGCTCGACTACGCCTTCTTCGACGGCGGCCCGCCGCCGAAGCCGGTGGTGGACAACGGCATCAACTACACCAACGTGTTCGACGCCAACTTCGACACGCTGGTGTCGGCGCTGAAGAAGATCGGCTTCGGCAACCTGCCGATAGTGATCGGCGAGGTCGGGTGGCCGACGGACGGCGACAAGCACGCGACGGTGCCGTACGCGCAGCGGTTCTACTCCGGCCTGCTCAagcggctggcggcgcggcggggcacGCCGCTCCGGCCACGCGCCCGCATCGAGGTGTACCTGTTCGGGCTCATGGACGAGGACACCAAGAGCGTGGCGCCGGGCAACTTCGAGCGGCACTGGGGCATCTTCACCTACGACGGCCGGCCCAAGTTCCCGCTCGACCTtcgcggcgacgggcggccggcGATGCCGGTGCCGGCGAAGGGCGTCAAGTACCTGCCCCGGCGGTGGTGCGTGCTGAGCCCGAACGCCAGCGACGCCAGCCGGCTAGCCGACAACGTCGGCTACGCGTGCTCCCGCGCCGACTGCACGGCGCTCGGGTACGGGTGCAGCTGCGCCGGGCTGGACGCGCGCGGCAACGCGTCGTACGCGTTCAACGTGTACTACCAGGCGCAGGGGCAGGAGGACTCGGCGTGCGACTTCCagggcctcgccgtcgtcaccgaGGACGACCGGGACGTGTCGCAGGGCGCCTGCAACTTCAGCGtccaggtcgccgccgccgccacggccgccgctgccgccgccgctgaggtGGCGGCGTGCACGGCGGCCGTGCTGGCCGCGCTTCTCGTGTTGGCCTGA